A DNA window from Deltaproteobacteria bacterium contains the following coding sequences:
- a CDS encoding class I SAM-dependent methyltransferase, with amino-acid sequence MRDHGLKPPQVVDAFDEAGRPAKGIESKGLPVVVDFLSAKLQHRVRSGVDSELVVKVFGVKKSERKDPGKNLICDFTAGLGVDSFLLANAGFKVISFERDPRVFALLEDGLKRFLANSSAQSLNLQFRHQDVAFAEEVKRTELLATLPQRPFAVYLDPMYEDTSLKSKSLPKKEMAVLRQVLAPSSEQELGSLLATALWLAESRVVVKRPMGAPPIEGARQPAHRHEGKTACFDVYTCRPGPISAR; translated from the coding sequence GTGAGAGATCACGGCCTTAAGCCGCCACAGGTTGTTGATGCATTCGATGAAGCGGGTCGGCCCGCCAAGGGAATTGAGAGCAAAGGTTTGCCGGTTGTTGTCGATTTTCTAAGTGCGAAGCTGCAGCATCGCGTGCGGTCGGGGGTAGACAGCGAACTCGTTGTGAAGGTTTTTGGCGTTAAAAAATCCGAGAGGAAAGACCCAGGAAAAAACCTCATCTGCGATTTTACTGCAGGCCTTGGAGTCGATTCTTTTTTACTGGCAAATGCAGGCTTCAAGGTTATCAGCTTCGAGCGCGATCCGCGTGTGTTTGCGCTTTTGGAAGATGGACTTAAGCGTTTTCTTGCGAACAGTTCTGCTCAAAGTCTAAATTTGCAGTTTCGACATCAGGATGTGGCGTTTGCAGAAGAGGTCAAACGAACCGAGCTGCTTGCGACTTTACCTCAGCGTCCGTTCGCGGTTTATTTAGATCCGATGTATGAAGACACGTCGCTTAAATCAAAGTCCCTTCCAAAAAAGGAAATGGCGGTTTTGCGCCAGGTGCTTGCGCCCTCCTCCGAGCAGGAGCTCGGATCTCTATTGGCCACCGCACTTTGGCTGGCTGAGTCTCGGGTGGTAGTGAAGCGACCAATGGGTGCTCCCCCGATTGAAGGCGCGCGCCAACCGGCACACCGCCATGAAGGTAAAACAGCGTGTTTTGACGTTTACACTTGTCGTCCGGGGCCGATCTCGGCACGCTAA
- a CDS encoding M3 family oligoendopeptidase, with amino-acid sequence MESLTESLTVTQPAKTPGAVSPASKTPQASSPQIAEQLQGPAWDNSTEYPSMTSPEFQADRAQVEASLLKVQTLVAELKPAMSLLTSETAVVAMNLPANSDLIEKLQTLAAIEDDLYTLLGNLSVFVSCEAGVDGKNQQAQKLTNELQATYSRVSQAFTPVSLFFARAPEAVIQAYLQSDATKDRQFHISLTRKYRDTLLSEAEENLISSLSISGHTAWGTLYNQISGQMKCRLKYDDGREETLGFAQTSGLVRGDDEKARKAAWHAINYAWKEQKESAAGILNALAGWRIELAKKRSTKVKQDFLSQPIRMAKIERETLDAMMLAVREFLPQSQAGLRFMANGLGKKQLDPWDILAGAPAPIGETSKTRSFNEGLEMIRASFMEVDREFGEFCDIMLKNNWMEGRVLESKRNGAYCTGFPKSRTPRVFQTYMGSMNDIRTLAHELGHAYHSWVQRDLPRAAMGSPMTLAETASVFAETAFADYVKKHGDAHAKNEIRWQNAETAASFLINIPVRYEFEKALYTERQTTTLTAEELSQLMSKTWMQWYGDTLSGPDEMFWASKLHFAMSYVSFYNFPYTFGYLFSLSLYAKRKEEGADFMPTYRALLRDTGRMTAEELVQKHTGEDIGNVDYWRKALKLAVEV; translated from the coding sequence ATGGAATCTCTCACGGAATCTCTCACGGTCACTCAACCCGCAAAAACACCGGGAGCAGTTTCGCCAGCATCGAAAACGCCACAGGCATCCTCTCCGCAAATTGCCGAGCAGCTTCAAGGACCTGCTTGGGACAATTCCACCGAATATCCGTCGATGACGTCGCCTGAATTTCAAGCGGATCGGGCGCAAGTGGAAGCGTCTCTGTTGAAAGTTCAAACTCTTGTCGCGGAACTGAAGCCAGCGATGAGCCTACTCACTTCTGAAACTGCCGTCGTCGCAATGAACCTGCCGGCCAATAGCGATCTTATTGAAAAGCTTCAGACCCTAGCTGCCATCGAAGATGATCTGTATACGCTGCTAGGAAATCTAAGCGTCTTTGTAAGCTGCGAAGCCGGAGTCGACGGTAAGAATCAACAGGCCCAAAAGCTAACGAACGAGCTTCAGGCCACCTACTCTCGCGTGTCTCAGGCTTTCACGCCGGTATCGTTGTTTTTTGCGCGCGCTCCAGAAGCGGTGATCCAAGCTTACCTGCAAAGTGATGCAACAAAAGATCGTCAATTTCACATTTCTCTCACTCGCAAGTACCGTGACACGCTTCTCAGCGAAGCAGAGGAAAATTTAATTTCTTCGCTTTCCATCAGCGGTCACACTGCCTGGGGGACGCTCTATAATCAGATCTCGGGACAAATGAAGTGCCGCTTAAAATATGATGATGGTCGAGAAGAAACACTTGGCTTTGCTCAAACATCAGGCCTTGTCCGGGGCGACGATGAAAAAGCACGTAAAGCTGCCTGGCACGCCATCAACTATGCGTGGAAAGAACAAAAGGAATCTGCTGCCGGCATTCTCAATGCGCTGGCAGGCTGGCGAATTGAATTGGCTAAAAAGCGCTCAACAAAAGTGAAACAGGATTTTTTATCACAGCCGATTCGCATGGCGAAGATCGAACGCGAGACCTTGGACGCAATGATGCTCGCGGTTCGCGAATTTCTTCCGCAAAGCCAAGCTGGCTTGCGCTTTATGGCGAACGGCCTTGGAAAAAAACAATTAGACCCTTGGGACATTCTTGCAGGAGCGCCGGCGCCAATTGGCGAAACGTCGAAAACACGCTCGTTCAATGAAGGTTTAGAAATGATTCGCGCCTCGTTCATGGAGGTCGATCGCGAGTTCGGCGAATTCTGCGACATCATGTTGAAAAACAATTGGATGGAAGGACGTGTACTCGAATCGAAGCGCAATGGCGCCTACTGCACAGGATTTCCGAAATCGCGCACGCCACGCGTGTTTCAGACTTACATGGGTTCGATGAACGACATTCGAACGCTTGCCCATGAACTCGGTCACGCCTATCACTCGTGGGTGCAGCGCGATCTTCCGCGCGCAGCAATGGGTTCGCCGATGACTTTGGCGGAAACCGCCAGTGTCTTTGCGGAAACAGCTTTCGCTGACTACGTTAAAAAACATGGCGATGCACACGCAAAGAATGAAATTCGCTGGCAGAATGCGGAAACTGCGGCATCGTTCTTGATCAACATCCCGGTACGGTATGAATTCGAAAAAGCTCTCTACACGGAACGACAAACGACGACGTTGACGGCCGAAGAGCTCTCGCAACTGATGTCGAAAACCTGGATGCAATGGTACGGCGACACGCTTTCCGGCCCCGACGAAATGTTTTGGGCAAGCAAACTACATTTCGCTATGTCGTACGTCAGCTTCTATAATTTCCCGTACACGTTCGGCTATCTCTTCAGCTTAAGCCTTTATGCGAAACGCAAAGAAGAAGGTGCGGACTTCATGCCAACGTATCGCGCGCTTCTTCGCGATACCGGTCGCATGACGGCGGAAGAGCTTGTTCAAAAACACACCGGCGAAGACATCGGAAACGTGGACTACTGGCGCAAAGCTTTGAAGCTTGCTGTGGAAGTTTAA
- a CDS encoding SpoIIE family protein phosphatase: MNLKSASHEELIGRIEELEIEVAAREKDLAVFRSQLAQANVTLEGLISRVAEEVKTAALIQKVLVPTEFPNIPGFEFSTKFVPSPISGGDYFDIFEHEDRMKFGVVLASSNGYGMSALLLSVLLRVTGQNEAKRGLSPEKLLQTVAAELEPSFGSGPKGHDRANVFYATIDRRNLQMNYSVAGLLFGAVYRSGDRTIERLKSADGAIEKGRYLIEGTLHSVSLEARDRVILVSGGTIAAKNQKGETFGEDRLIRAITAHAANSGAASIHDARNEILYSVEKHANGQDLPQDVTVVVFEVKDRVIRLAPRR, encoded by the coding sequence ATGAACCTGAAGAGCGCTAGCCACGAAGAGCTAATTGGTCGAATCGAAGAGCTTGAGATCGAGGTAGCGGCTCGCGAGAAAGACTTGGCAGTATTTCGCAGTCAGTTGGCGCAGGCCAACGTGACACTTGAAGGACTGATTTCCAGAGTCGCCGAAGAAGTGAAAACGGCGGCGTTGATCCAAAAAGTTTTGGTCCCGACGGAGTTTCCAAATATTCCGGGTTTTGAGTTTTCCACAAAGTTTGTCCCTAGCCCCATCAGTGGTGGGGATTATTTCGACATTTTCGAGCACGAGGATCGAATGAAGTTTGGTGTCGTCCTCGCTAGCTCAAACGGCTATGGAATGTCGGCACTTTTGCTAAGTGTGTTGCTGAGGGTCACTGGTCAAAACGAGGCGAAGCGTGGTTTATCACCGGAAAAACTGCTTCAGACCGTAGCGGCGGAACTTGAGCCGAGCTTTGGTTCTGGTCCGAAGGGTCATGATCGGGCCAATGTCTTTTACGCAACGATTGATCGCCGCAATTTGCAAATGAACTATTCGGTAGCCGGCCTGTTATTTGGTGCGGTTTATCGGTCAGGCGATCGCACAATTGAGCGTTTGAAATCAGCAGATGGTGCGATCGAAAAGGGACGGTATTTGATCGAGGGCACTTTGCATTCGGTGTCGTTAGAAGCGCGGGACCGAGTAATTCTGGTTTCAGGCGGTACGATTGCCGCGAAAAACCAGAAGGGCGAGACCTTCGGCGAGGATCGTTTGATTCGGGCGATCACTGCACACGCTGCGAATTCTGGTGCCGCGTCGATTCACGATGCGCGAAATGAAATACTCTATTCGGTCGAAAAACACGCAAATGGACAAGATCTGCCTCAAGATGTCACCGTCGTCGTCTTTGAAGTGAAAGATCGCGTCATACGACTCGCGCCGCGCCGGTAA
- a CDS encoding citrate synthase (catalyzes the formation of citrate from acetyl-CoA and oxaloacetate) — MAAQVEIYEGAVDRGLEGVVACTTGISSIQDATLSYRGFTIEDLAANSTFEEVVFLLWNDRRPSADELSSLERDLGANMALDPEFVKVLKGIPTKGVHPMAWLRTATSMMAHWDADAQDMSDEANKRKAIRLTAKMTSLVTAFDRIRNGKDVVQPKADKSVAYNFFWTLNGTEPDAELVKDFDTCLILHADHELNCSAFAARVTASSLSDMHSAIVSAISALKGPLHGGANEAVIKMLQSIGSIEACKTWIARALDNKEKVMGIGHRVYKHGDPRAKVLRAMSERLTRKKGEAHWYTMSTMIDDIMREKKDLLPNVDFYSATVYYSMGIPTDLFTPIFAASRVSGWLSHILEQWKNNRIYRPRGKWTGKSGQKM, encoded by the coding sequence ATGGCTGCCCAAGTTGAAATCTATGAAGGCGCAGTTGATCGCGGGCTCGAAGGAGTCGTCGCATGCACAACTGGCATTTCTTCCATCCAAGATGCGACTCTTTCTTACCGTGGATTTACGATTGAAGACCTCGCTGCAAATTCAACTTTCGAAGAAGTTGTATTTTTACTTTGGAACGATCGTCGTCCGAGTGCCGATGAACTGAGCTCACTGGAGCGCGATCTGGGCGCGAACATGGCGCTGGATCCCGAATTCGTAAAAGTTTTGAAAGGCATCCCCACAAAAGGTGTTCATCCGATGGCGTGGCTTCGGACAGCTACGTCTATGATGGCTCACTGGGATGCTGATGCTCAGGATATGTCGGATGAAGCAAACAAACGTAAAGCCATTCGCCTCACAGCAAAAATGACCAGTTTGGTGACGGCCTTTGATCGTATTCGAAACGGCAAAGATGTCGTGCAGCCCAAAGCGGACAAGTCAGTTGCTTACAATTTCTTTTGGACCTTGAACGGTACCGAGCCAGACGCGGAACTCGTGAAAGATTTCGACACGTGCTTAATCCTTCACGCCGATCACGAATTGAACTGCTCGGCCTTCGCTGCGCGCGTAACTGCGTCTTCCCTTTCGGATATGCACTCCGCCATCGTGTCTGCGATTTCTGCGTTGAAGGGCCCACTTCACGGTGGCGCGAACGAAGCGGTTATTAAAATGCTTCAGTCGATCGGCTCGATCGAAGCGTGCAAAACCTGGATTGCGCGCGCACTTGATAACAAAGAAAAAGTCATGGGCATCGGTCACCGCGTTTACAAACATGGCGACCCAAGGGCCAAAGTTCTTCGCGCGATGAGCGAGCGTCTGACAAGGAAAAAAGGTGAAGCGCACTGGTATACAATGTCGACGATGATCGACGACATCATGCGCGAGAAAAAAGATCTTTTACCAAATGTCGATTTTTATTCGGCTACTGTTTATTACTCGATGGGAATTCCGACGGATCTGTTCACGCCGATCTTTGCAGCTTCGCGCGTATCGGGTTGGCTGTCGCACATTCTCGAGCAATGGAAAAACAATCGCATCTATCGCCCGCGCGGAAAATGGACCGGAAAATCCGGTCAGAAGATGTAG
- a CDS encoding PilZ domain-containing protein produces the protein MNQRGYVPDRPKQIILASRTEQENAILRKKLNSLVEHVPGGARITTTRPQATKLELGGNPDLVIFNFNDWNQNELQFVEGLRKEGYERMIMILAKADAPTAVQNLALLERVVYLEKPFEIRDLVGIAEKAISQGAVAQRIYRRFNTEQQATVEFTGGDRAGSRAIGSRIFNMSKTGAYLELNSLQDVNVGEMVKLRMELEDVSRTYVMPAKIVWTQIMGRTGGTGVGVHFMGRGAVRRHIFQV, from the coding sequence ATGAATCAGCGTGGGTACGTTCCTGATCGACCAAAGCAGATTATTTTGGCCAGTCGAACTGAGCAAGAAAATGCAATCTTGCGAAAGAAGCTCAATTCCTTGGTTGAGCATGTGCCTGGCGGCGCAAGAATCACAACCACGCGTCCCCAGGCGACTAAACTTGAGCTCGGCGGAAATCCTGACCTCGTGATTTTCAATTTCAACGATTGGAATCAGAACGAACTTCAGTTCGTTGAAGGCCTTCGGAAAGAGGGCTACGAGAGAATGATCATGATCTTGGCGAAGGCGGACGCTCCCACAGCTGTTCAGAATTTGGCGCTTCTTGAACGAGTGGTCTACTTAGAAAAGCCGTTTGAGATTCGCGATCTCGTCGGGATTGCAGAAAAAGCAATTTCCCAAGGGGCTGTCGCGCAACGAATCTACCGTCGTTTCAATACCGAACAGCAAGCCACGGTTGAATTCACTGGCGGTGACCGGGCAGGAAGTCGAGCGATCGGCTCTCGAATTTTTAACATGTCGAAAACCGGCGCCTACTTAGAACTAAATTCTCTTCAAGACGTTAATGTCGGAGAGATGGTGAAGCTCCGAATGGAGCTTGAGGACGTCAGTCGCACCTACGTGATGCCCGCAAAAATCGTGTGGACACAGATCATGGGTCGCACGGGGGGGACAGGCGTTGGAGTTCATTTCATGGGCCGTGGAGCCGTTCGTCGTCATATTTTCCAAGTCTAA
- a CDS encoding enoyl-CoA hydratase/isomerase family protein, translated as MMANNYFRVTEHNLLRAGRELRVIEAVFSNLASRNALSLKAAMELKELIKRAEGSDGLLVRAEGPVFCAGGNIKDHIALGKAASVKGNREITAVCDSLSKLSVPTIAVVEGDVLGGGVEFLSCFDIVIATPHVAIGFWQRRLGLVYGWGGGVRLERRLGRHAVSRLAIQARAMTGRTAFELGLVDRVVAPWQIRSEGLAELLRVAAMPRNSVAVLKANARRSGSGKESRAGFEKLWYGDDHKERMKAFSAKR; from the coding sequence ATGATGGCAAACAACTACTTTCGAGTCACCGAGCACAATCTTTTGCGCGCAGGTCGCGAGCTTCGAGTAATCGAGGCAGTATTTTCTAATTTAGCGTCACGAAACGCATTGAGCCTGAAGGCTGCAATGGAGCTGAAAGAATTAATCAAAAGAGCAGAAGGAAGTGACGGTTTGTTAGTTCGCGCCGAAGGCCCTGTTTTTTGCGCTGGCGGAAATATCAAAGACCACATTGCTCTGGGAAAGGCCGCTAGCGTAAAAGGCAATCGCGAAATCACCGCTGTCTGTGATAGCCTTTCGAAGTTGTCGGTACCAACAATCGCTGTCGTCGAGGGAGACGTACTTGGTGGCGGTGTAGAATTCTTATCGTGCTTTGATATCGTAATCGCTACGCCTCATGTGGCGATCGGTTTTTGGCAGCGCCGCCTGGGCCTCGTCTATGGCTGGGGCGGAGGTGTGCGTTTAGAGCGCCGCCTTGGTCGCCACGCCGTTTCTCGACTGGCCATTCAGGCACGCGCGATGACCGGTCGGACGGCCTTCGAGCTGGGGTTAGTCGACCGCGTAGTCGCGCCATGGCAGATTCGCTCCGAAGGACTCGCAGAACTGCTGAGGGTGGCTGCGATGCCGCGGAATTCAGTGGCTGTTCTGAAAGCGAACGCTCGGCGATCGGGCAGCGGTAAAGAGTCTCGCGCCGGCTTTGAAAAGCTTTGGTACGGTGATGACCATAAAGAGCGCATGAAAGCGTTTTCCGCGAAACGCTAG
- a CDS encoding D-alanine--D-alanine ligase, translating into MSKTRVAVFCGGQSAEHDVSLASGKNIADALDVTRYDITLVAIDRTGVMRLIPSLDELRKTSLDKPIDVTAFQTRVALYRGDKGPVLVESANGRKITDLDVAFPILHGPYGEDGTVQGFFKFIGLPFVGPSVLGSAAGMDKDITKRLLREAGIAIGKFIVIHRHVHAKSPTSFESLKSELGLPFFLKPVNMGSSIGVHKVSTKEKFESAIRDAFQYDTKVIVEEFTDGREIECAVIGFHHLEASPPAEIIPTHDFYSYEAKYLDENGAAIELPAKVTPDQAKEFARLAVRVCEVLECHGLSRVDFFLRKSDGKILVNEINTLPGFTKISMYPKMMGLTGRTYSGLIDELIKLAIARREEESGFRVTASV; encoded by the coding sequence ATGTCTAAAACCCGTGTCGCTGTTTTTTGTGGTGGTCAAAGTGCTGAACATGATGTGTCTCTCGCCTCTGGCAAAAACATTGCCGACGCTTTAGATGTGACAAGATACGACATCACGTTGGTTGCAATCGATCGAACCGGAGTCATGCGCTTGATTCCATCCTTGGATGAATTGCGAAAGACATCGTTGGACAAACCTATCGACGTGACAGCGTTTCAAACGCGCGTCGCTTTGTACCGCGGTGACAAGGGACCGGTTTTAGTCGAGTCTGCAAACGGTAGGAAAATCACAGATCTCGATGTGGCATTTCCTATCCTACACGGGCCGTATGGTGAAGACGGCACAGTCCAAGGTTTTTTCAAATTTATTGGCCTTCCATTTGTTGGCCCCTCGGTCCTTGGAAGTGCTGCCGGCATGGATAAAGACATCACGAAGCGCCTTTTGCGTGAAGCCGGAATCGCAATTGGAAAATTTATCGTGATCCATCGTCACGTCCACGCCAAATCTCCAACTAGCTTCGAGAGTTTGAAATCTGAACTCGGACTTCCGTTTTTTCTGAAGCCCGTGAATATGGGATCTTCAATCGGCGTTCACAAAGTTTCGACCAAAGAAAAATTTGAGTCAGCAATTCGCGATGCGTTCCAGTATGACACCAAAGTCATTGTTGAAGAATTCACCGACGGCCGCGAAATCGAATGTGCCGTCATCGGTTTTCACCATCTCGAAGCGTCACCGCCGGCTGAAATTATTCCGACCCACGATTTCTATTCCTACGAAGCAAAATACCTGGATGAAAACGGCGCCGCCATTGAACTGCCAGCAAAAGTGACTCCGGATCAAGCTAAAGAATTCGCTCGCCTTGCTGTGCGTGTATGCGAAGTTTTGGAATGCCACGGCCTTTCTAGGGTGGATTTCTTCCTGCGCAAATCGGATGGCAAAATTCTGGTTAACGAAATTAACACGCTTCCAGGCTTCACGAAAATTTCCATGTACCCGAAAATGATGGGCCTAACGGGCCGGACCTATTCGGGCCTCATAGACGAACTCATCAAACTTGCCATCGCTCGGCGAGAAGAGGAATCGGGCTTTCGCGTGACAGCCTCGGTTTAG
- a CDS encoding GNAT family N-acetyltransferase, with protein MDGFGAANITGKSAASMVATPSAASSPITPGEREYPMVIDFLNRNLRPTSKWSIVDEYPTSLSKSQMHNMRVIIENGQIVSHAAFRPMIVKTPIGVFKVAGIGSVVTSPDHRGQGHSTQIIDACLEAAAAADCDFAILWTDLFDFYRRMDFELAGSEVTVILDREVGPKAGWKFLDSSKVAPDTLIRVFQQHSVSSHRSQEDVRLMLAIPNSTVMTAWDPNGRLAAYAVVGKGADLDGYIHEWGGSVSALMGLFSHLRTALNRDLRLIAPAHATGILSKLKDAGCIDHRGYLGMVRILKSESMFSKIKRHARAIGISDLVLEEDGGRFKFGHQDQVYTTESKRDLVQLLFGPEKPSQMGKFDPTTAKILDRVLPIPLWIWGWDSV; from the coding sequence ATGGATGGCTTTGGCGCGGCAAATATAACGGGTAAGTCGGCAGCATCAATGGTGGCAACACCGTCGGCTGCTTCAAGCCCGATCACACCTGGCGAGCGCGAGTACCCGATGGTGATCGATTTTTTGAATCGCAATTTGCGACCCACTTCAAAGTGGTCGATTGTGGACGAATACCCTACTTCGCTTTCGAAATCACAAATGCACAACATGCGAGTGATCATTGAAAATGGTCAAATTGTTTCTCACGCTGCATTTCGTCCGATGATTGTGAAAACGCCGATCGGTGTCTTCAAAGTTGCTGGAATTGGAAGCGTGGTCACTTCGCCAGATCATCGAGGTCAAGGCCACTCTACTCAAATCATCGACGCATGCCTCGAAGCTGCGGCTGCAGCTGACTGCGATTTCGCGATTCTTTGGACTGACCTTTTTGATTTCTATAGACGGATGGACTTCGAACTCGCGGGATCGGAAGTAACAGTCATTCTTGACCGCGAGGTCGGTCCGAAAGCGGGATGGAAATTTCTCGATTCTTCGAAAGTCGCACCGGACACGTTGATTCGCGTGTTTCAACAACACTCTGTTTCGTCCCACAGATCTCAGGAAGACGTGCGCCTTATGTTGGCGATTCCCAACTCGACGGTGATGACCGCTTGGGATCCGAACGGTCGGCTAGCCGCCTACGCGGTCGTGGGTAAGGGCGCCGATCTTGACGGATACATTCACGAGTGGGGCGGCTCGGTTTCCGCGCTCATGGGACTCTTCAGTCATCTGCGAACTGCACTTAACCGCGACCTCAGACTAATCGCTCCGGCCCATGCGACTGGAATTCTGTCCAAGCTAAAGGACGCCGGGTGCATCGACCATCGCGGCTATTTGGGAATGGTGCGGATTCTGAAATCAGAGTCCATGTTTTCAAAGATCAAACGCCACGCGCGAGCGATCGGCATTTCAGATCTAGTCTTGGAAGAGGACGGCGGACGATTCAAATTCGGCCATCAAGACCAAGTCTACACGACTGAATCAAAGCGCGATCTCGTGCAACTTTTGTTCGGTCCCGAAAAGCCCTCTCAGATGGGAAAGTTCGATCCCACGACTGCAAAGATTTTGGACCGTGTGCTGCCAATTCCGCTTTGGATTTGGGGATGGGATTCTGTGTGA
- a CDS encoding DoxX family membrane protein has translation MLVAFVESFKYVGHLIPVACLRIFLGGYYLKHAIASFQSDFLVKAYLAEDIRNHLPQSTAPEWFRWFLENAVIPNWQVFAISMAAAQLFIGASYVIGYLVRPAAIVGVFLSMGLMGAIGVGGVHGSGNLIGISLQATTFMLVLHLVLGWIGAGRCLGLDYFFYKRHRGLWW, from the coding sequence ATGTTGGTCGCATTCGTTGAGAGCTTTAAATACGTTGGTCATTTGATTCCAGTAGCCTGCTTGAGAATTTTTCTCGGAGGCTATTACCTGAAGCATGCGATTGCGTCGTTTCAGAGCGACTTTCTTGTCAAAGCTTACCTAGCTGAAGACATTCGCAACCATCTTCCGCAATCCACCGCGCCCGAATGGTTTCGATGGTTTTTGGAAAACGCTGTGATTCCGAACTGGCAAGTTTTCGCGATCTCTATGGCGGCGGCGCAATTGTTTATCGGTGCAAGCTATGTAATTGGATATCTCGTTAGGCCGGCAGCAATTGTCGGTGTTTTTCTTTCCATGGGTTTGATGGGCGCGATCGGGGTTGGCGGGGTTCACGGCAGCGGCAACTTGATAGGGATCAGTCTACAAGCGACGACGTTTATGTTGGTTTTGCATCTCGTCCTTGGTTGGATTGGTGCGGGACGATGTTTGGGCCTTGATTACTTCTTCTATAAGCGCCACCGCGGCCTTTGGTGGTAA